The nucleotide window gaatgcacaagtgatggtgtgtcttgcaccaggttgttttatcacaaaagatatcacaatggATAGTGATGCCAACTCTTGGTGTACTTCTTCCCAGTGAGAAGTGACTGCTGTATTGTCTGCACAGCCACTTCTGGGCAGTTACGTTCCAACTGGATAGTGGACTTTATACTTCTGTCAGGACACACCAACGGACAaggtcctagttgtgttcctcttctgtAACAGTTGCcagatggtcactttcttctgctACGTTCCAGCTGTGCACTTGACCTGTATTTCTGTCAGAGAACCCCAAGGGAGCAAGTCCCTGTTGTGTTTCTCTTTATATTGATTGCGTACAGTCACTGACTTGTGCTTTTGTCGGAGAACCCTAAGAGACCAGGGCATCGggtccctattgtgttcctcCCTGTGGTCGTTCATCCATTCGCTGATTTTTAGACTTCGAACAATTCACATGAGATGTGTATCCTGTGGGACAAGGTTCTCTATTTGGTTCTTCACAACatatttgttagatcatcaaaacataagaagtaTAAAactaagacattgaaaacccatcactTACATTGCTAATGTGTaaataattctcgttggaattgttgaaaCTTGTAGGAATTATAGAGTTCTGTTGTAGTATTCCTTTGTAGGAATTTGTAGGAATCCTTATAAGAACTCACGTTAGTATTTGGAAAACTCACATCTAACTCTTGGTATTGAAAAAGCTAGAAGGAAATGTCTTTTGTAAAGAATTTGTAGGAATCCTTATAAGAACTCACGTTAGTACTTGGAAAACTCACAATTGATTCTTGGTATTGAAAAAAACTAGAAGGAAATGTCTTTTGTATATTACATGTTAAGTTGCCACCTATTTAAAATGGAATAAGAGTCATACTTCCATCAAATCTTGGCTGCCACGTTTGGAGATATAAGACTTATCCAAATATCTGGATTAATTATCCACTAATCATTTGATTAATTTGTTAATTTCCCATTAACCACTCTTTAAcaaattacccacataattaagaattattttcacttacttaaaatattactcactttttacataacttatacaccttactatcatggccatgtggcacattgtatggtactagtccataaataccaggtattttagctcgacccgtatttttttcccaaaatgccaaatttcaatggaattaatttcttttgatttgcttaccctctcaccttcacgaacttatcacttgtttgaaatagcataatccttataatctctaaataatcttttccttggactgatgtcaattaccttatgacaaattcaacgtacaatactatagggtgcaacattgtcgtaatttaatactgcgaagcgtaacatcatcgtaatgtaatactgcaaggcgtaacatcaccgtaatataatattgtaggacgtaacattatcgtaatataatactgcgagacgtaatatcgacgtaatattgcggggcgtaatactaggatagaactactctgataccaagtttgtcacgtcccaaacctgaagaggcgtggccggcacctGGTGCAATActtggcccgagcgtaccactttgTAACTATAAACTCTAGAAGGGTAACCCTCACCTTAgaccgatgaggccatattctgaatcatatgAAAATATCGTCTCTCTTATCTAAGGGGTAAAaatacccaaaagctcatatatataattacacatacatacatatatatatatatatatatatatatatatatatatatatatatatatatatatatatatatatatatatatatatatatatatatatatatatatataactatggAGGCTGATgaggccgccatgaacatctactgatatacaaactataaagtacatctacaagcctctagagataattGAAATGTACCATGGTCgagacagggcctcgacctacccatcaaacctgtgtatataaaatggactccaaggtctagacctagtGACtctgaggaagtggagcttacaaACCAAGCTCATATTTGACTCTATCTGCTGGGTGGGTCTGTCCAATTGTCAATGAGGACCTgcaagcatgaaatgcagcatccctaccaaaagggacgtcagtatgaaataatgtactaagtatgtaaggaaacaaaataaccgaaagatgaaactgaactgataatataataaatgaAAGTAACTGGgtgtcaaagataatctgaagatatgcttgcctactgattctgactcaactctctcaatatagtaagtaaaatagttggccggccttataaggctcggtatgtgtaactgctctgccgtagtatgctcgctcataggcgctcgaccatactaggctcagTATCTTGGCCATTCtagcttgctcataggcgctcggccatagtaggctcggtatataactcaccatctaaccagaggttgcccaataggggtcttcccatcgattatagctcaatgGTAGTGAAAATAATGtaacactgtatatatatagactatatgctctcttggctgaaagaagacaaaactaaactgaatttGAAGTCCAAATAAAGGAGAacactgtaacttatgagactaggataatgtacataattttataaatagccaacgactattttatgtctcgttatcaaacacatgtagttactggatcataccaaaatgaaggaaaagtttagccttaacatatcttatCACAATCTGTCTAGTAACCACATTAAACTCGCCtctgatgggttttcaatgtctttgccttatgcttcttatgttttaataatctaacaaacttgttgtgaagaaccagatagagaacctgaccCACATGGTATACATTTCAAATGAATAATGTCCAGTCTGATCTCCGGCAAATGAATGAACAACCACAGGGAGGAACACCAACAAATGAATGAACAACCAcagggaggaacacaacagggacctggtgacctggtcccttagggttctccgatAGAAGTACAAGTTAGTGACTGTCCGCAACTATTATAAaaaggaacacaacagggacctgatcCCATAGGGTTCTCCGACAAGAAGTAAAGTCAATTGTATAGTTGGAACATAACAACAGAAAGTGACCATCTCGCAACTATTGCAAAAGATGAACATAAttgggacctggtcccttagttttctctgacagaagtacaagtcaactatacagctggaacgCAACTGCACAAAAGTGACTATGCAGTAGACAGTGCatcagtcacttctcattgggaagaagcgtgtaCCAAATAATAGACATCACTATCCATTATGATGTCTTTTGTGatataacaacctggtgcaaggaaCAACACTTCACTTGTGCATTCAGTAATATTCTCTCAAGCTTAACAGTGttcatccggcattgaagtcactggtgtgtcaagaacaagaagacaactccactaaggattaGTTTCATAATGAGTTTATGTATATCCATAGTTGAGTTATAATcatgttatttgttcttcattgtatatcctattttgctttcttagaagctttgtctTAGGAAAACCAAAATCCATAAACTttcgagtttatgttgtgactaggattagtcataagtttaaagtctttgtaactagaagAGTCATAAAGTgtcttgtggtgagagcatcacaagttagttgaattctttgtaataAGGTTATTACAAAGTGCCTTGTAATAgtgagattgcaagttagtgaagttaaaagcctacaagtgtaggtcgtggttttttgatccccttgtgtgggattttccacgtaaaaatcccttgtcttctttacttacagttttattagcattctcagcttgacctcatagaggaccaggtactctactgtttggtggactcatacaaactaacaattggtattagagcgggttctttctaaaaggctaacacctagaaaggatgtcaatggctgctccacccaactttgaggaaggacaatcaacctacagacctcctagATTCAATGGTCAATACTACGGCTGGTGGAAGACTCGCATGCATGATTTTATAATGGACGAAGACTCAGAACTATGGGACATAATCtgtgatggtccacatgttccTATGAAGAAGTTTGAAGAAACTGGACCAATGGTGCCAAAAGACAGAAAAGCCatagaaaagaactatcgtgccaagaaaatcttAATGTATGGCATAGGACCCGATGAGTACAACAGAGTCTCAGCTTGTGATACTggcaaagaaatatgggaagcgtTGCAAACCGCATACAAAGAAACTACTCAGGTTAAACAGTCCAAGATTGACATGCTCATTACAGAGTATGAGCTCtttaggatgaaggatgatgagtctataCAAGATATGCACACCAGATTCACCTCCTTCATAAATGAGCTTTATTTACTTGGAGATGTTATTCCCAaaaacaagcttgtaaggaaaatccTCAGTGCTCTACCTGGTTCTTGAgaaagtaaggtaaatgccatcactgaagctaaaggtctacaaactctaaccatggatgagttgattggtaagctgaagacatacgagatgaaaagaaagaaagataatgaaaGGAGAGAGccgaagaaggaaaagaacctggtactcaaagctgaaAGCAGAGACTCAAGTGATGAAGATAGtgacatggcctatcttactaaaagatttcaaaagatggttcgaagaaatggtggtataccaaagaggggcagttcaagtaaagcaaggaacaatgatctctatcacaggtgcggaaatccatggcatttcatcaaagactgcccACTCACGAAACAGGAGCAATAcaaacaaaatcctaaaaaagcAGCAAAAAGGAACTCGGTTCCACACAAACGATTCAATCGAAAAAGTGCAGCTGACAATATTGTGAAACAGGCTCTTGTTGCTTGGGGAGACTCTTCCAGTGAATCAAAAAGAGAACCAGATGCTGAAAACATTTCCATGATGGTAGTGGAAACTGAAGCAACGAAGTATGATTTATTGTTCACGTTGATGGCTTAGTCTGataatgatgaagaagatgaagacgatgaggtaaatttcagggatgttcagagaaatctgaaatcctactcttctAAGAAGTTAAGGTCATTAGCTAATGTTCTAATTGATGCTTATTATAGCCTTGACAATGATAAGGAGACCTTGACCATAGAACTAGGAGAAGCTGAgcaatctagagatgatctggtggtctgtgtagtggacctaaatgagaccatagctaatctCGGAAAAAAAAGAAGCTCTAAATGAAAAAGATAACTAgtgtagaaaatgagagagatgacctgATGGTTGTGGTGATTGACTTGAAGGAAATAATAGAAGGTCTCAGCAATGAAAACACACTCTAGAAGGAAAATTTTTAGCTACTAAGCAAGAGAGGGATGATTTTTTAGTGATAATCACTGACCTAGTGAAAGCCATTGAGAGGCTCAATAGAGAACATAGGACTGTGAGTCTTGGGAAAGGGAAGGAAGTAGCTAGTGAGACACACATCAAGCTcgaacatgaattaaatgatgtgaAAACTAGTCTGTGGTGAATTTGAGAAAAATAGGCAACTTCAGCTGAATTGGAGAAAGTAaaaattgatcttgagaaatctctgaagtggacctggtcctcagatacTGTCACTGCCATGTATTTGAATAATAGTGGAAACAGGTAGGTAATCGGGTTCCAAatggagaaaactccttacaaccctcacagcAAGTACGTCATTGTTCCTGATAACTGGCTGGTACCCACTGTGGGAATAATgggcacttcaaagaaaattACCAGGACAGGGTTCAATTtgttcagaaaaacaaagtgtttactGATGAAGTGACTACTAACAAGGGACCAGAACCGGTCGCAAGAAACGAATATTGCTTGCATGGACTAGAAAAGCCATTATCCATCCCTTTTATaataacaagggacccaaactaaaTCTAACCCATAATCTGCATGTGCAGGAAAATGGTGAGAGGAAATGGACTGCAATGAACCAAGGACAGTGTATGCTCAAAACACGTGACTAGAAGCACCATAGATTTCTTCTCACTGAAATATCTGCAGGAAAGGAATGTATCCATTGAAAAAGGAAAGGGTACATTCTCAGTGCTGGAAAAGTTGGAGAATCTCTCTATCACTCAGttgagaatgtgtactatgtgGATGGCCTAAAGTACAATCtcttgagtgtctctcaaatctACGTtaaagggaacaaagtagagttctTGTCAAAAGAGTGCATAGTTACCAATCTGGTGACTGGCAAAGTGGTCTCAGTGTTCAAAAGAAACAAGAACATCTACGTTGCTGACTTTCAATCTTTACAAGCTAGTGATATGAGATGCTTGAGAAGGACCTAGTTCGTGGTCTGTCAAATATAAGATTCACCTGGACAATGGTTCTTAGAACAAAGGATGAGACTTTTGAAATGTTTAGGGCCTTTGTCAAGAAGATCCAAGTGAAGATAAAATTGAAGGTAGTATGCATTAGATCTAACCACGGGACAGAATGTGACAACGCCAAATTTGATGAGCTAGTAACAAAAATGGAATCACACACAACTTCTCAGAACCAAGGACTTCACAGCAAAATGGTattgctgaaagaaagaatagaattAGAAGACATGGCATGGACAATGCTCATCGACAATGGAATCGCCAAGAGTTTCTGGGCAAAATCAGTAAATACTATTTTCTACTTGGTGAATAGGTGTATGATCAGGTTCCTCCTGAATCAAAACCCACTATGAGCTGCCAAATGGAAGAAAACCAAAGACTGCTCATCTGAGAACCTTCTTGACTGAAAATGCCATGTTCTCGACAATGGGAAGGACCAGCTTGGGAAGTTTAATTCAAAGGCGATGAAGGAATCCTTCTGAAATACTCTCCACAAAGCAAAGGCCACAAAGTCTACAACAAAGGGCACACTAAGTGAAAGGAAGTGCTCATGGGGTATTCAACTAGACACCTTCCTCTAACCAAGGAAGAAACAGTGATGATCAATATAATGAACCATCTCTGGTCCATGGGAAATATCTGAGGTTTCAAATAGGGAGGCTGATATGATGAGTAAGATGAAGGAGATAGGTGAAAAATAATGCAACATCATCCTCCACTTCTCACAAGGAACCTGGTACTTCACTTACTACCActaaagctgaagaaagagtggagaTGCAGTTCATGGCGCTCCACAAGTAACAGAACAAAGAGTGTAGGGAAAACAAATCAACCTCCCAAGTTCCCCTACCTATCAAGACTCAATCACAaactggaaacacaaaagctcTCATCTGTCTGATAACCTAATCACTCCCTTTTCTCTAAAGTTAGACAagtattaaaaatttaaagaaaaaatgtTTTTAGGTCCCTTCTGTATCTCCACTCCAGAATAGAATCCAAAGTCAAGTCCTTAGCAATTCTACTTGAGGGCCGCCAAAAGAAGTTTGAGATATCTTAAAAGAACTCAGCACCTGGTCCTGTATTACCCCTCAAGTGACAATTTTTAATTCTGTTGGGTATGATGAATATGTTAACTGTGTAGATTTTcttgtggacaggaaaagcacttctAGAGTGGTTCACTTGCCATGTTCATGTCTCATTCTTTGGGGTACAAGGAAGTAAAACTCAATGGCATCGTAAACAACTAAGGAAGAATGTGTAGCGGGAGCATCCTGCTGTGCTCAAACCTTATGAATTGAGAAGCAACAAGAAGATCTTGGGGTATCTTCTGATGGTATATCTTCTCTATCCAAGTCATAATAAGAGGACCAAGTACATTGAGGGGTAGCATTATCTTCTGAGGGTCAATATGGAGAAAGGGTTGATCTGTGGAAAATCCTGTAGCACAGAAGACCAAATTCCAGATACCTTCACCAAAGCTTTGAGTAGGGAACATTTTGGAAGAAACAAGGTGAAAATGGGGTATTGAGATCTAATGGAGAACCTGATTCCCCATCAGTTGGCTATGAAAAACACCttcaggtaaaattagctaaagtgttttctggccaagcctaactcacatcaataccgttgcaggtaaacacgcatgacaatcatagaagctaaaggtacagTTATGAACTGCGAAAGAAGAGGTGCTAAAACCCTTTTCAAAAAATTGTCCGGGCATAAGGTTCTTGCACCATATGTTAGTAGTAATGTGTTTATTCTGCATGCCTTCTCAAAATTGTTTAACAAAATCAACTCAATTGTCATATCATCCGACTTTTCAAAGTCTGCATGTCATGTCTTGTCTCTCAAATCCCTTCATCCTCTCTACATGATAACATTTTCCCACAAACCTAGCGCCATTTTCAGAACTATTCAGAATCTCTTTTCATCATTAGTTCTTCTTCCACTAAAACTTTTCTTCTCCCTCACAACAAGTCATGAACCTTCGTCTCTTCTGTATAAATGTGATCCTctcttcatctctctctctcactctacttACCTACCAAATACTCCTATAATGGCAATCGAACAATCGCCTCCTTCTCCCACCATTAACACCACTCCCACTTgcctatcatccttgaaattATCCCTAGAGATTCACTATTTCACTCCTTCCAATACTACTGTACCCACATCTGGTTCCTCCTTTTTTCCTATAGTTTTTCCTTTTCTGACAAACCCTATTTTTCTCCCATATATTGAGAACTCTATGTCCCGTCACTCCTCTGATCTCATCTAAGAATACTCAGGGGGTTTCACCTCTCAAGTGTTAGAGGTCCCTAAGGATGATCCTGATCAGTATCTGAACTCCTCTATTTTGGACTTAGTGACTCTCACGGAGTCACCAAAAAAGGAAGCAGCGCATAATATCATGGCTATCGCTGCTAAGAGTCTGATGAATGAAGGAGTATATCTCTCGTCTGAGTATCAGGGGGAAGAAACTCCATTCCTAGGCGATGTAACAACCATAGTACTCCTCGAGTCTTTGACTCATGAGACGTTCCCAGAAAAAACTACTGAAGAACCTGATCCTCTTCTAGGCAATCGCACTTCTGCACCTCCTAATCATCCGAAGCTCTTAGAATGCTCCTCCAAGTCACCCACTATCAGGTCACAGCAGAAAGAGGGTTTTGAGTCTATATTGTAGAAAAGTAGGAGGAGTGTCAAGACAAGGAAATAAAGGTTGATAAATCAATGGGAATTTGTCACTAACAAGAGTGTTCTAGTAAGTGGGATTGACAAAAATGCTCCAAAGGAACCTGGTTCCGTAGTGCAACAAtctttgaaagttcaaaagtctGTAGATAAAGCTTTCGATGAAACTATTGAGAAACAAAATGGTGCATCCGTGAAAGGCAGCAGCAAGTCTAAGAAGAGTCCAGTTGAGCAAGCCATGTCTGAATATGATGTTGTGGGGCTAGTAAGCTGGAAAGGAAATTCTATTGAAGGATCTAGCAAACGAAAACGGGAAACTGTTAGAGAACCTGGTGCTCTGAGGACCATGCCCAGTGATAGTGGTCTTTGGCAGCAGAGATTAAGAACTCAGAAAGTCTTATGGGGTCGTATATTTGACCTAGCAATTTCAGAGATGGCCGGTATGAGACAAATTCTGGAGATAGTAGAATTTCAGAAACGGGAGCACTTGTTTGAAGGGAGTATGCCTCTGGTGTACGAAGATGCGGTACAAACTTTCTATGCATCTCTCTTCACCATTGAGAGGGATCACATTTATGCGCTAGTAAATGGAGTAGACATTGTACTCGACGC belongs to Nicotiana tabacum cultivar K326 chromosome 6, ASM71507v2, whole genome shotgun sequence and includes:
- the LOC142181828 gene encoding uncharacterized protein LOC142181828; this translates as MDEDSELWDIICDGPHVPMKKFEETGPMVPKDRKAIEKNYRAKKILMYGIGPDEYNRVSACDTGKEIWEALQTAYKETTQVKQSKIDMLITEYELFRMKDDESIQDMHTRFTSFINELYLLGDVIPKNKLVRKILSALPGS